From the genome of bacterium:
AGGGCAAACTTGACCTCTCCGTGAAACAAGCGCTCGACGCCTCCGAACGGCAGGCTCGCGTCCGATCCAAAGCCTCATTCGAAGAAAAGCTCACCAAGTTCATGAAGGAAAGCGAAGAGCGTCTCCTCGACCTCAAACGCAACACCGAAGCCAAGCGCGGCGGCCGCCGCCGCTAATTCCCCTCCGAACGCAACCCCGCCGGTCCCCGGCTCGTGGTGATCCCGTGCCGCGGGGACGTATTGGCTCACGCCGCAGGCATCACCGGCCCGAAACGCCGGCGTCCTCCGTGACCCAGTCCCCCGCATGCGCCACGCTCTCGGCGAGCGCGTGCAGTAGGCTGTATTGGATCCTGAACGTGTTCCCGATGTGGGTCAATTTTTGGGATTCGTTCTCCAGAGTCGCACGAAGCGGTGACTCATCGCCAGCTCGATCGAAGGGCGCCTAAATTTTTTCTGCCTTACCCTCACTTGGGCAATAGCATACTTAACTCAGTAGCCTAGAAGTGCTACGCTTGAAGCATGAAAAAGCCGAACGATATGCCCAAGACGCTCCTCGAAGCCGTCCGGTATTTCAAGGACCCGGACGTATGCATCCGGTTCGTCGCGGCGCTGCGCTGGCCGGACCGTAAGCCGGTCTGCCCCCGGTGTGGAGCGGTCGAGCCGACCTTCCTGGTGACCCGCCGCCTGTGGCAGTGCAAGGCGTGCCAGAAACAGTTTTCGGTAAAGGTCGGCACGATCTTCGAGGACAGCCATATCGGGCTCGACAAATGGCTCCCCGCGTTCTGGATGGTCGTGAATTGCAAGAACGGCGTGTCATCCTACGAGGTGGCGCGCGCGCTCGGCGTCACGCAAAAATCCGGCTGGTTTTTGACGCACCGGATTCGCCTCGCGTTGCAGACCGGCACGTTCCGCAAGTTCGGCGGCGACATCGAGATCGACGAATCGTTCATCGGCGGCAAAGCGCGGTTCATGCACAAGAGCCGCCGCGCGAAGGCCATCAAGGGGACGGGCGGCATGGGCAAGGCCGCCGGCATGGGCCTGCTCGAACGGCACGGGCCGGACGGCCACAGCCGCGTGATTCTCCGGCATGTTCCGAACGTCCGCCGTGGCGCCCTCATCCCGACTGTCCGCGAACACGTCGAGCCGGGGTCCGAGGTCTTCACCGACGCGCTCCCGTCATACGACGTGCTCGCCGACGAGTACACGCACAAGGTGATCGACCACGCCGAGAAGTATGCGGAGGGCAAGGTCCACACGAACGGGCTCGAAAACTTCTGGTCGCTCCTGAAGCGGTCGGTGAAGTGCACCTACGTCAGCGTCGAGCCGTTCCATC
Proteins encoded in this window:
- a CDS encoding IS1595 family transposase: MKKPNDMPKTLLEAVRYFKDPDVCIRFVAALRWPDRKPVCPRCGAVEPTFLVTRRLWQCKACQKQFSVKVGTIFEDSHIGLDKWLPAFWMVVNCKNGVSSYEVARALGVTQKSGWFLTHRIRLALQTGTFRKFGGDIEIDESFIGGKARFMHKSRRAKAIKGTGGMGKAAGMGLLERHGPDGHSRVILRHVPNVRRGALIPTVREHVEPGSEVFTDALPSYDVLADEYTHKVIDHAEKYAEGKVHTNGLENFWSLLKRSVKCTYVSVEPFHLFRYLDEQAYRFNTRKMPDGERFVRALHGVVGKRLTYETLTGGEATA